The following is a genomic window from Tripterygium wilfordii isolate XIE 37 chromosome 19, ASM1340144v1, whole genome shotgun sequence.
CTTCTGAGGCGACTTTTCACTCTTGGGTTTCTTATCATCTTATTGGACATATTTCAAACAAATTCTTTTCAACAGCCTCTAATTGAAGTATAATCTTGACCAGCTAGGTGCCAAACTGAGGCCGTTCCTATACatttctcttatcttcctttaATTGGTTACCATATGGCCAGAGGTTTGGAATTCAATAGTCTCTAACCAAAGTTTGGAAATGGTGAAAATTGTTCTGATTTTATTCTTTGTTGCAGGTTAGGATCTTGATAGCATTAACCAGGTGAAAGGATGGCAAATGTTGGAATGGTAACAATTGTCTGATTTTATTCTTTGTTGCAGGTTAGGATCTTGATAGCATTAACCAGGTGAAAGGATGGCAAATGTTGGAATGGTAACAATTGTCTGATTTTATTCTTTGATTGCAGGTATGATCTTGGTTCCATTTACTAGATGAAAAGGATGGACAATGGTGATTGATGAAATGTGTGTATTTGAGTCAAATTGACTCGTCCTCGTGCAAATTCCGCTGTATGAGATCTTTCATTAGAAGGAGAAGGCTAGTATTTCTGAAAAAGCTAAACTTCCTTTACTCAATTTTCTGGTTGGCCGTTTACTTCCACACAAAGGGGCTCCAATTGTTGATGGGAGGAGCACAGATATGTAGAAcacttctcttttccttcttttgatgAACCTTTTATTTGTATTAAAAATTATATGTCAAACCAAGCATCTTTGAGCACGAAAATGTTCACAGAAGATACTTGCTCTTTTATTAATGGATCATGTTACATCTTGCATGGCATCTTACACCCAAATTgagtatatttttcttttatctcaGCGCAATTTATGCTCGAACACTAATATCATCTTATGGTCATCTGATCTCCTGTCAGCTTCACAATCTGCAGCTAGCGTACCTAAGGCTGTCAATTTTATTCTTTCTTGAAGCTCCAGCAAGAAATAACTTGCTTGCAGTCAGTTGCCGGAGAAGGTAAATCCTGCCTGAACATAAGCAGAAGTAGGCGGTTGTTGATGTATGGTAAGTGTGGTGGTTGAGGCATTTTGTCGATCAGTTGGTGATGTACTCGTCAATGTGTTTGCCTGACAGGAGAATTTGGAAGTTCTGAATCTGGAGGGGAAGGCCGAGACAACGGGACCAAAGGCTTCAAACCATTACCGAATGATGAAGATGTTGTGGGAGCCGCAGTGAAGGCGAGTTTCTTATGTAAAAATGTCATAATAACACAGAAcagagaacccaaaaaaaaaaaagaaaaagggagaaaggtataaatattataatttttggcAATTCTCAAATATTATAGATCTTACAATATAGAGAATGACAAACTCACTGCACATATAGGGTGAACTTCCTTTTACCTGCATATACTCTAACATCATCTACCCAAAAGACAAAACACAAGTTAAGACCTAAGAGGCAATTGGAATTTACAGCTCCTACACCAGGTCAGCCAAGAGAAGCGAGAATCACATTTTAAGGGCCTTAAGTTCCCCACAAAAGTGTGCGACAATGTCAGCGCTGAACCAGTTTCGATCCATCTGCGGTGACAGAAAATAACAACCTGTCACTGAATAGCATCAACATATTTGACGAAATATACGTGGCAGCAACAGCAAAAACTCACAAAGTACGGGAAATCCTTTATGCTGAAATTCTCTGGAGCACCCTGCACAAATTGGTTTATGTAGTAGAGAACAAAACCGCCACATTCTTCACCGTCTCTCTGTTGTGGCACCTGCAAAGAGATTACAAACATAAGCTCAGTGTCTAACAGGAAGGACTCAAAGTCAAGGAAGTGTGTCTTGTGCTAACCTTAGGCACCAACAATGGAATTCGATAGATCGACTTTCTATCCTCAGTCCTGCCTTCTGTTTTATAGATGTCCCATACAAATCTGGAAAGCATAAGAAAGATGTTATAGCAACTCAATTTTACAGCTACAGGGAAACAGAACTTTTGCAAATAGAAGAAGACCAACTTCCTTATATCCGGTTCAAGTCGCCTAGGGTTAGCATTTTCAAGGGAATCCAGTAACAGCATGCATGGAGTTCTGGTTTTGGATTGCATACTCTCATCAAAGTTGCAAAAGATCAGAAGGTTCCAATGACTCCTGCAGAGATTCATACAAAAGGTCAGGTTAGATTGTCAATgtacaagaaaaaacaaaggatCAAGATTCCAGAAATACCTACCAGATGACTATAGGAACAATAACATATTTCTTCGAAAAAATTTGCTTCCTCTTGATCCACGACAATACTTTTTCTTTAGTGGAAATATTCATGTACAAGCTAAACCATAAGCAGTCGATGTATGTAAATGAAATCCTTTTATCCTCCGGCAAGCTTCTCCATAAGTTTCTATCCAATTGCAGACAAACATTGAGAATATACTTAGAAAAAACTAGCAGCTACTCTACCAGGTAAATTACAGAACATCATGGCTTACTGGAAATAGGATTCAAACGTTGTACTGTCtagcttttttgtttctttagtGATGGCATTTTCATGCATTTTAGTCACCTTTGACCGCCTGCTACTGGGGAATGTACCTAAAAAACAGGGCGAAGTTAATTCAAAGCTCCTTAACTGCTCAGCTTGTTGTTTAGATATCTTCTTTCTGATACCACGCAAATATGCTACATTGTGAAGCCAACATGTGCGGTGTTTGGAAATATCTTCATAAATCTCTGTCAGAGAACAATAAACTCATCGATCAAATTTCGTTGCTCATCCCCAAGGCAAATATTTTTAATCTAATCACCAATCCACAAAAATATTAACAGATATAAACAAGGTGCTGAGGAGAACAAATTAGCAAGGTCCTAAATTTAACACCCTACCACCCAAAGTACTATTTTAACACCCCATTTAGCACTCCCCTTGGAGTGATGATGATTTTTGAGCTTGGGGTGCTATTTTAGTTAAAGCCATATAGCACCCCATTAGCAGTtcccttggagttgctcttagaCAAATAGATTGAACACATGAGTATATAACTTATTGTATGCATGAAGgtaaagataaacaactctaaTGCACAAGAATTCCCACAGTGAGCCTGGGGTCGGAAACATGATGTAAGCAAAACCATGCCTCCACATAATATGATTATGTGAAGAGATTGTTCTCAAGAATTGCACCTGTGACTTCTACATTGCACCATTACAACTTTGCCACTAGCCACAAGTTAGGAAATTTACTGAATCGATCATTTTTAATGAATAGATCCGATCTCAActtcaaatatgtaattctaTGTCAATGACATTTTTTTGCGGGGTCTCAACCTAAAAGGATCTATATAAACCAATTATCCAAACATTCAACTTTTTAGGCCATCTTTCAGACTATGATTGTATGAATGAAGAAAGGGGTGAAAAAACAgattcagaaaaagaaaaaaaaaagttttcggAGTTGTTTTGGCGACCAATAATAGATaggtttccttcttcttttcctaGGGTTTCATGAAAAATAGTGGAGGATTGCCAATTACCCACTATGCTCATAAAACACCACTGCAACAATTTCTAGTTTTTCCCTCCGTTTTTCTAGTTGCCCAAACAGGGGAACATTGAAAACCCTGATAGAATCACTTCTCAAAATCAATAGTCACAGATAAATTAACGGAAACAAAATCATCAGAAGAACTGAAAGAAAGCGAATGATTTACTTGAAGAGGGACACGAGAGATCAACGACTGGAGACTCTTCTTCACCTACGTTCTTTTTCTGCTTCCCCATCGTTAGAAGAATCTCTCGCTATTCCCATGTACTCTTATGCGTGTAAAAATAGTGGGAAATCGCGAAGAGTGCAGGGAGTCAGGGCCTGAGACTGAGACTGCAGACTCAGAGTACGAACTTCAAAGCCCCATTTGATGGATGTTACTTTCTCAATGGACGGTCCGGATGCGTGTTCTCTCTCTATTCGTTCTCACAatatttatgggttttgatttcTTAAGATGGTCTAAAATTATCGATTATAACCAAATCCAAAAACAATTTACCAAATAAATCGAccgataataaaaaaaaactaaaacaaaaaacatgatAATAATCAATTGATCAAtcggttaaatttatatatataaaaaaaaacgatTGATTTCAACCATAGACAACCCTACCATCTCTCACATGCTATGTATAATAAACCACTACAACAAGTGTGGGCCATAACAAAAATCTTGACATGTCAATCGTGCAGTTGAAACAGGAGTTCGTGAACAGTTTTGTCTACGGACATGCATAGTAGAGAATGTTACCCGTAATTAACTGGTATTTAAATCATATCATTGAGACTTTAAATTTGTTAAAACATTATAGAGACCTTAATTTTCTCCAAATTGTTATCTCCCTAAGGTAATTTAATTGATCATGAAACTTGAGTTTGATTATCCATTGGTATTTTATAAGATAGAGTCGGGTTTGTCGAAAATAAAACCTAATTAATTTCTTAGATTTCACTCATcactctatttttattttttttaacaccaTAGTGACCATACAAATTTGTGCTTAGATATCGGGATGTGGTTATGGTTAAGTCATAAATCGTAATGTTGCGAAATGGGCCGGCTGTATATCCATTACCTCTCAGAGCTTTAAGGGTTGTGGAAATTTGTGGGCTTTGGCCCACTGGAGAGAAAAAGCCCAGAACACCCTTCTCTGAAATAGGAAAGACTACAACAGTAGTCAGTAGGAGGCAACAACATATACTCGCTTATTTAGTTCCTCCTTGCTCAAGCAAAGCAAATCGAAACAGAGTCAGTAATCAGATCATCATCGACCCGGCCATGGAAGGACAGGAGGGAACTCAACAGCCACACCTAGTGCTCGCTCACAAGCGCTTTCTCTTGAAGCACCCAGACGTCCAGGACATCGAGAAGGTCCGCCTTAAGGAGGACGTCCTCGCTACCGTCAAGGCCGATGGTAACTCGCTCATTCCATACCGAGTCACTCGCGGTTCCATCAAGTTAATCACAATTTTGCGTAACTCGATGCTTATTTTGGTTTTCGTTGTTTAGATATGGTTCCGCTGTATGAAACCCTGGTGGCTGAAGGGTTGCTGGAAAAGGATCAGGGCCTTTTAGATTCGatgcgtgcgaggaacgaggaGGAGGCTAAGAAGCTCGAGGAGAAGTGAGTTCtcatcttttattttgtttggacTAATTTCGAAGACAACAGTAAGAGATCTGAAATTGGAATTTTGCTTTCTTTTGCTGGATAATGATACCGATAGTTGCATTAGCATAAAGCTGTAATCGAAGTAGGTTATGATCAATAGGAGACTTGAACATGGAATCCCGCAATATTTTTTCCACTTGAAATGTTAGCTCTCTGCATATTTTGAGTTAATTTGGTAAATAAAGCTCGGTTTAGTGAAGCATGGTCTCTCCTGAACATAGATTTAGAAAATACTATgctatttatgattttcttggAACCTGTGGTAGGCCTGAACTAGAAAGCATACAAGTCTTCAATTTATAATTTAAGGTTGTTTCTGTGTTAACTATGAGGTGCATGAACGAGTTGGTGACTGATCATGTCTTGTCACTTTCTGCTTGGTAGTTGTTCTTCTCTCATAGTTACAATTTTGCTCCTTTATGAGTTAACGGAACCAAAAGTTTTACTTATTTTGCATTTGTGATGCTGTAAGACTAGGGAGAGTGATTGGTAATTCCTGGGTGAGTTGAATTCATTGAGCTGATTTCAGCACCTCATGTGCTCATAGTAGTGATGTCAAATGGCTTACATGGGAGGTATAGAAGTTTGGAGTTCGGAAGGAATTGGAGGTTTGGATAATGTATATCCTTAATTACTGGAATTTGATGACGGTTGAGTTGGATCATGATGATATGCTGTAATCATCAAGGGCAAACAATTAATATGCCAATAGTAGTTGCGGGGAGCTTCTTTTCTTGGGCTGAATGTGAAGATCTTGAATGCTTGTGTATTAGCATCAAATGAGCAATAGACTCCTTGAAAATTAatactctcctctctctctctctctctctctctctctctcacatattTAGCCTAGTACAATTTATTTCTTAGGGAATAAATATCTGAAGAATAATGCTTgggacccccaaaaagtgatcccaaaagtcccccatttaatgtgaagtgttggatgagAAGTGGGTCTTGCATgagtgtttttaatcaataactatTTAAATACcgcatagatttgggggacttttggggatcaaattttgggggtctctagcattatcCATATCTGAATCAGTGCTGTATTTTATAAACACGATTAACTTCTAAATAAATATGGTTTGTGATATGTACATAATATCACGTGCTTCTATGTACATCTTTTGTTGGCACTGACATGAGCATACCCGGCTATCTTTGTCAGGATTCTTGATGCTGAAGAGAACTTGGGTGAAAGTGAAGTTCGAGAAGCACATTTAGCTAAATCATTGTTTTACATTAAGATTGGAGACAAGGTACTTATGTACATTTTGCATTGCTCTTGTtttgtttatatgtttggaATTATATCTTATATTCTCTAACCTATTTCCTaattcttaaaggaaaaagcaTTGGAGCAATTAAAGATAACGGAAACAAAAACTGTTGCAGTTGGACAAAAGATGGACTTAGTGTTTTATACACTGCAGCTTGGCTTCTTCTACATGGATTTTGATCTCATTTCCAAGAGCATTGAAAAGGCCAAGAAGTAAGCAAGAAACTGTCATCAAGTGTTGTTTTCGAGGTACGGCATGTGGCCTGATGGTATATAACTTTTGCCTCTATGATGCTAGCTTGTTTGAAGAGGGAGGTGATTGGGA
Proteins encoded in this region:
- the LOC119985998 gene encoding probable ubiquitin-like-specific protease 2A, with the translated sequence MGKQKKNVGEEESPVVDLSCPSSKIYEDISKHRTCWLHNVAYLRGIRKKISKQQAEQLRSFELTSPCFLGTFPSSRRSKVTKMHENAITKETKKLDSTTFESYFQNLWRSLPEDKRISFTYIDCLWFSLYMNISTKEKVLSWIKRKQIFSKKYVIVPIVIWSHWNLLIFCNFDESMQSKTRTPCMLLLDSLENANPRRLEPDIRKFVWDIYKTEGRTEDRKSIYRIPLLVPKVPQQRDGEECGGFVLYYINQFVQGAPENFSIKDFPYFMDRNWFSADIVAHFCGELKALKM